A window of the Arachis duranensis cultivar V14167 chromosome 5, aradu.V14167.gnm2.J7QH, whole genome shotgun sequence genome harbors these coding sequences:
- the LOC107490333 gene encoding protein OXIDATIVE STRESS 3: MGNKAQETFIEMSNDNKKNNVKGIIMEDHCECSSDSSISIGSISEDTMDSLCSSYSSDELTEDASSSSFSSSSSSSHSKDGPLYELSELMNHLPIKRGLSMFYEGKAQSFTSLGRVQSIEDLPKKGITTTTYSKRMKSCKSYGGGLDNHNNNNRISFTPKPTISKKTSPSTRGSFLSLQSKKGSFLGGSRPSISVHKNF, from the exons atggggAATAAGGCACAAGAAACGTTTATAGAAATGAGTAATGATAATAAGAAGAATAATGTGAAGGGAATAATAATGGAGGATCATTGTGAATGTAGCAGTGATTCATCAATATCCATTGGATCAATCTCAGAAGACACAATGGATTCTTTGTGTTCATCATATTCATCTGATGAGTTGACTGAGgatgcatcatcatcatcattttcttcttcttcatcatcatcacattCAAAAGATGGACCTTTGTATGAActatcagagctcatgaaccATCTCCCTATAAA GAGAGGGTTATCTATGTTCTATGAAGGGAAGGCACAATCTTTCACTTCATTGGGAAGGGTGCAAAGCATAGAAGATCTTCCAAAGAAaggaataacaacaacaacttaTAGCAAGAGAATGAAGTCTTGTAAAAGCTATGGTGGAGGCTTGGAtaaccataataataataatagaatatcATTCACTCCAAAGCCTACAATTTCAAAGAAAACTTCTCCATCCACAAGAGGGTCTTTTTTGTCTTTACAAAGCAAAAAAGGGAGTTTCCTTGGTGGCTCTAGGCCTTCTATTTCTGTACACAAGAACTTTTGA